A genome region from Pirellulales bacterium includes the following:
- a CDS encoding CPBP family intramembrane metalloprotease, producing MSTTVAATSAAPLHMARNYWDESRAPLTSLLFVLPMLLGYELGGAYLGRDAWRSGAEVWLNAVIAQSGFAGRWLVPVATVVALLAWHHASGRRWNVSALVLLTMLAETVAWAAGLVAAAHAQLDLVARMSAQELLPAAGILEQYAAGRALSQVVLYLGAGLYEEFLFRLALLPVLAWALQNLGSQPRARAWFLAAVLSTLVFAAAHYIGPYGDAWAWPTFAVRLLAGGFFAALFVLRGFGIAAGAHALYDIWVGCIG from the coding sequence ATGAGTACGACCGTCGCCGCGACGAGCGCCGCGCCGCTGCACATGGCCCGCAACTATTGGGACGAGTCGCGAGCCCCGCTGACGAGCCTGCTGTTCGTCTTGCCGATGCTCTTGGGTTACGAGCTGGGCGGAGCGTATCTCGGCCGCGACGCCTGGCGCAGCGGCGCCGAGGTCTGGCTCAATGCCGTGATTGCCCAGTCCGGCTTTGCCGGCAGGTGGTTGGTGCCCGTCGCCACGGTCGTTGCGCTGCTGGCCTGGCATCACGCGTCGGGCCGGCGCTGGAATGTTTCGGCCCTGGTGCTGCTGACCATGCTGGCCGAAACGGTCGCCTGGGCGGCGGGCCTGGTCGCGGCGGCACATGCGCAGCTCGACCTGGTCGCGCGGATGTCGGCCCAGGAATTGCTACCCGCCGCCGGCATTCTCGAGCAATATGCCGCCGGCCGCGCGCTGAGCCAGGTGGTGCTGTATCTGGGCGCTGGTCTGTACGAAGAGTTTTTGTTTCGCCTGGCGCTCTTGCCGGTGCTAGCCTGGGCACTGCAAAATCTAGGAAGTCAGCCGCGCGCACGTGCCTGGTTCCTGGCCGCGGTGTTGTCGACCTTGGTATTTGCCGCGGCCCACTACATCGGTCCCTACGGCGACGCTTGGGCGTGGCCGACGTTTGCCGTGCGTCTCTTGGCCGGCGGCTTCTTTGCGGCGCTGTTCGTCTTGCGCGGCTTTGGCATTGCTGCTGGTGCGCACGCCCTCTACGACATTTGGGTCGGCTGCATCGGTTGA
- a CDS encoding alpha/beta hydrolase, which translates to MRKHVEVAGTRLQVLDEGAGPVVLLVHGFPLDHTMWCEQIPVLASSYRVVAPDLRGFGGSAVAADGTAPEVLPMEQFADDLAALLDGLAIDEQVTFCGLSMGGYIGWQFWRRHRRRVGRLMLCDTRALPDTTETARGRLQTAATVAREGRAVLARAMVPKLFAAQTLAERSEIIAACRATIEGTPATTIAAALRGMAARQDSTDLLVQIDVPTLVLCGTDDAITPLDEMRKLAGQIAGARFVEIGAAGHMAPLENPAATNAAFLEFLRSS; encoded by the coding sequence ATGCGGAAACACGTCGAGGTTGCGGGCACGCGGCTGCAAGTGCTCGACGAAGGCGCCGGGCCGGTCGTATTGCTCGTTCACGGTTTTCCGCTCGATCACACGATGTGGTGCGAGCAGATTCCGGTTCTGGCGAGTTCGTACCGCGTCGTGGCGCCCGACCTGCGCGGCTTCGGCGGTAGCGCGGTTGCTGCCGACGGGACGGCGCCCGAAGTGCTGCCCATGGAGCAATTCGCCGACGACCTGGCCGCGCTGCTCGACGGGCTGGCGATCGACGAACAGGTGACGTTCTGCGGCCTATCGATGGGCGGTTACATCGGTTGGCAGTTCTGGCGCCGGCATCGCCGGCGCGTCGGGCGGCTGATGCTGTGCGATACCCGCGCGCTGCCCGATACGACCGAAACGGCGCGTGGACGGCTGCAAACGGCCGCCACCGTCGCGCGCGAAGGGCGCGCGGTCCTGGCCCGCGCGATGGTGCCCAAGCTGTTTGCCGCCCAGACGCTCGCCGAACGGTCCGAGATCATCGCCGCGTGTCGAGCCACGATCGAAGGCACGCCCGCAACCACGATCGCCGCGGCGCTGCGCGGTATGGCCGCGCGGCAGGACAGCACCGACCTGTTGGTGCAGATCGACGTGCCGACATTGGTGCTCTGCGGCACGGACGACGCGATCACTCCGCTCGACGAGATGCGGAAGCTGGCCGGCCAGATCGCCGGCGCCCGGTTCGTCGAGATCGGCGCTGCGGGCCACATGGCCCCGCTGGAAAATCCCGCGGCCACGAATGCCGCGTTCCTGGAATTCTTGCGCAGTTCGTGA
- a CDS encoding DUF2617 family protein — MLTVRPKVAELVFQLYGRALHPELFEIHQSRRVERGDYRARIDITSAGHVITWSYHGLTLVEVATAAHHPLPQKRRLLSYRLKGDRSDRVESRGGVTYQVNFSLEPVDPEVFWTFQEELCYDGQHQGMLQRFDSSGRMALGALSYVNVETRSRSMLVQVFHTFPDDYAIVKSQSLFEVP, encoded by the coding sequence GTGCTGACGGTTCGCCCTAAAGTCGCCGAGTTGGTGTTTCAGCTTTATGGTCGCGCACTGCATCCGGAACTGTTCGAAATCCACCAGTCGCGCCGCGTCGAACGCGGCGACTATCGTGCCCGCATCGACATCACCAGCGCCGGCCATGTGATCACCTGGAGCTATCACGGCCTCACGCTCGTCGAGGTGGCCACGGCGGCCCATCACCCGTTGCCGCAAAAGCGCCGGCTGTTGTCGTACCGTCTCAAAGGCGATCGCAGCGACCGCGTCGAATCGCGCGGCGGCGTGACCTATCAGGTCAATTTCTCGCTCGAGCCGGTCGATCCCGAGGTCTTCTGGACCTTCCAGGAAGAACTCTGCTACGACGGCCAGCATCAAGGCATGCTGCAGCGCTTCGATTCCAGCGGCCGGATGGCCCTGGGCGCGCTCAGCTACGTGAACGTCGAGACCCGGTCGCGCAGCATGCTGGTTCAGGTGTTCCACACCTTCCCGGACGACTACGCGATCGTCAAAAGTCAGTCGCTGTTCGAAGTGCCCTGA
- a CDS encoding endonuclease III domain-containing protein, translating to MSASTRNASHERSTVREVFERLLQHYGPQSWWPGETPFEVIVGALLTQNTSWKNVEQAIARLRTAEVLDPSAMYELAPEELAELIRPAGYFRLKAGRLRNFLHWLHARYEGSLEAMFAEPAAELREALLSINGIGPETADSILLYAGQIPTFVVDAYTHRVYKRHGWIEPEADYHAVQDHFHAALPLDAAMFNEYHALLVSVGKQHCGKQPRCTGCPLAEMLPPSGPCEPEW from the coding sequence ATGTCCGCTTCGACCCGCAATGCTTCGCACGAACGCTCGACCGTGCGCGAGGTCTTCGAGCGGCTGTTGCAGCATTACGGGCCGCAATCGTGGTGGCCGGGCGAGACGCCTTTCGAGGTGATTGTCGGCGCGCTGCTCACCCAAAACACGAGCTGGAAGAACGTCGAGCAGGCGATCGCCCGGCTCCGGACGGCCGAAGTCCTCGATCCTTCGGCCATGTACGAACTGGCGCCCGAGGAACTGGCCGAGCTGATTCGCCCGGCAGGCTACTTCCGCCTGAAGGCCGGGCGGCTGCGCAATTTTCTGCACTGGCTGCACGCGCGCTACGAGGGCTCGCTCGAGGCGATGTTTGCCGAGCCGGCGGCCGAGCTGCGCGAGGCGCTGTTGAGCATCAACGGCATCGGCCCCGAGACGGCCGATTCGATTCTGCTCTACGCGGGACAAATTCCGACCTTCGTGGTCGATGCCTATACGCATCGCGTGTACAAACGCCACGGGTGGATCGAACCGGAGGCCGACTACCACGCCGTGCAGGACCACTTTCACGCGGCGCTGCCGCTCGACGCGGCGATGTTCAACGAGTATCACGCCTTGCTGGTGAGCGTCGGCAAGCAGCATTGCGGCAAGCAGCCGCGTTGCACGGGTTGCCCTCTGGCGGAAATGCTTCCGCCGTCGGGCCCCTGCGAGCCGGAGTGGTAA